CGTACCGTTCACCGCGTGCTGTTCTTCCAGCGCAAAAGCTTTCACCGAAAGCTTGTCGATCCCGGTAAATTCAGCAGTCGCCGCGTCGAAGGTCTGGATGTTTTGGCGCCAGCCCACATGACCGATAAAGCGATGGTCATCGAGAAAGTAGATTTGGCGTCCGACCTTGGCCTTGCCATAGTCCTTGTTCGCATACTGGACCCATAGTTGGTTCAAATCCGTGCCATCACCCAAGTTATCCAGGAAATGGATGTCGTCCGAATCCCCGCCCACGCGGCTCAGGGTTTCCCCCTCGACCATGGCGGTGAAGCCGGCAAAGTCGGGAGTGGTATAACCGTAGCGGACACGCACAGAGGTGCCGTCACGATCCTTCGGGCCGCCGTCAGCTAGCGTACCGGCACCGTCAAGATCGAAGACTTCGTAGCGCAAGCGCAGATCAACACTGAACTTACCCGGCACGGTTTCTTCAAGTGTGCCGAATTGCTCGTCCAGGAAAGACTCGACCGGATCAGCCGAGGAAGTGAAAGCGGCACCAAAGAGTGCAAGGGCCGCAAGGGAGGTGGTTGTCGTCAGGTTTTTCATTTCGAGTTGCTTGTTAGAGTACGTGCATACGCACGGCCTCTTTTCATCACCTTCCATGCCAGAATCATTAATGCCACTTTTAAGAACATGAATGGATTTCATACCTGCAGTGAATTCATTTTCTTCGCTACCCCTCTAAACAGAAGCCTTTACGTAAAGTCGCATAATACATGCGACTTATGAAAACCTAAGCCCAAGGGTAGACGCCAAAAAAACCCAGGGAACAGACCTGCTTTTGCTTTTCAGCGCCGCCGATCTCCGTATCTTCCGATGCTTTTTTATACACAAACCCGACTCCCCATACGAATTAATCATGCAGAAGACCGAGTTCATCGATAAAATTTCCCAGGAACTGAACTTGAAAGTACACCAGGTCGCAGCAACCGCCACCCTGCTGGCGGACGGCGGCACCGTCCCTTTCATCGCACGCTACCGCAAGGAGCAAACCGGGGAGCTCGATGAAGTGGCGATCACCTCGATCCGCGACCGCCTCCAACAACTGGCCGACGTCCAGTCCCGCCGCGAATCGATCCTCAAGTCGCTGGATGAGCGCAATCTCCTGACCGACGAACTCAAGGGCAAGCTGGCCGGGGCTGAAACACTCGCGAAGCTGGAGGACATCTACCTGCCCTTCCGCCCGAAACGGCGCACCAAGGCGACCATTGCCAAGGAAAAGGGACTCGAACCCCTCGCCCAGTATCTCTTCGAAAACCAGGATGCCAACGATACGGCGGAGCAGGCCACGGCTTATATCGATGCCGAAAAGGAAGTGGCCAATGCCGACGAGGCGTTGGAAGGGGCACGCCATATCATGGCGGAGTGGATCAGCGACAACGCGGATGCCCGCGAAGCGCTCCGCAACTTGTTCTGGAAACAGGGCGTACTGAGCTCCGAAGTCATGTTCGGCAAGGAAACCGAAGGCGCCAAATACCGCGACTACTTCGAATGGAAGGAGCCGATCGCCAAGGCCCCTTCGCACCGGGTGCTCGCCATTCGCCGCGGCGAGAAGGAAGGCTTCCTCTTCCATCGCATCCTGCCGGAAGCGGAGACCGCCATCGGCATCCTGGAAAAACAATTCGTCAATGGCCGGGGCTCTGCGGCCGGCGAGGTCAAGAAAGCGGTCGAGGACAGCTACAAGCGCCTGCTCTCACACTCGATGGAAGCGGAGACACGCCTGCGGGCAAAGAAGGAAGCGGACACCGCAGCGATCCAGGTCTTCAGCGACAATGTGCGTGAACTCCTGCTCGCCTCGCCTCTCGGCCAAAAGCGCATGATGGCGGTCGACCCCGGATTCCGTACCGGCTGCAAGACGGTCCTGCTCGACGCCCAGGGCAAGCTGCTCTTCAACCATGTGCTCTTCTGTACCGGCAGTGCGGCACAGATCGACCGTGCCAAAATAGAAGCCAAGGCCCTGGTCGAAAAGTACAAGGTCGAGGCCATCGCCATCGGAAACGGCACCGCCAGCCGTGAAACCGAGAATTTCTTCCGCAGCCTGGGTCTGCCGGCCAGCATCGCCATCGTGGTCGTCAACGAATCCGGCGCCTCGATCTACTCCGCTTCGGAAGTCGCCCGCGATGAGTTCCCCAACGAAGACATCACCGTGCGTGGCGCCGTTTCGATCGGCCGCCGCCTGATGGACCCGCTGGCCGAGCTGGTCAAAATCGACCCGAAATCCATCGGGGTCGGGCAGTACCAGCACGATGTCGATCAGTATGCACTCAAGAAGCAGCTCGACGACACCGTCATCTCCTGCGTGAACAACGTCGGAGTGGAGGTCAACACCGCCAGCAAGCAACTGCTCGCCTATGTCGCCGGCTTGAATGAAAGCATCGCTGGCAATATCGTCGCCCACCGCAGCGAAAACGGGCCCTTCAAGACGCGCGAGGAATTCAACCAAGTCAACCGCCTGGGCCCGAAGGCCTACGAGCAATGCGCCGGCTTCCTCCGCATCCGGTCGGCGGAGAACCCGCTCGACCAAAGCGGCGTACACCCCGAGCGCTACCCGCTGGTCGAACGGATGGCTGCGGACGCCGGTTGCAGTGTCGCCGAACTGATTCAGAGCAACGTCGCCCGCAACAAGATCAAGCTGGAGAACTATGTCTCCGAAGAAGTCGGACTCCCCACCCTGCGGGACATCATGGACGAACTGGCCAAACCGGGACGGGACCCGCGTGCCCAGTTTGAAGCCTTCCAGTTTGCCGAGGGCATCGAAAAGCCCTCCGACCTCACACTCGGGATGAAGCTCCCCGGCATCGTCACCAATGTCGCGGCCTTTGGCGCTTTCGTGGATGTCGGCGTCCACCAGGACGGTCTCGTTCACGTCAGCCAGCTGGCCGACAAGTTCGTCGACGATCCCAACAAGATCGTCAAGGTCGGCGACAAGGTCGAGGTGACCGTCACGGAGATCGACCTGGAGCGCAACCGTATCAGCCTGTCGATGAAGTCCCGTCCGGAAATCGGCGGCAAGCGTGAGCGCAGCGGCCGCCCCGGCGGTCCCGGCAAGCGCGACAACAACCGCAACGGCGGTGGCCGCCCCCGCCGCGAGGACTTCGGCAGCAACTGGTTCGACGCCGCACTGAACAAGAAGTAAGTCGCGGCAAACCACCCCGCCCTTTTCCTCCTCCGCTAAAGCGACGGCGGACGTGTCGGGCATCCGGCTTCTCGTTGAGACGCCGAGACAAGCCCCTCTCTCCTAATGAAGGGAGAGGCACACACACTTAAAGCTCCTCCCCTGGTTCAGGGGAGGTGGCTGCGCTTGCCGCAGACGGAGGGGTCGCACCACTTAAAACTGGCAGGCTACGAAGCCGGTTACTAGGAGTTCCTCGTCGGTGCACTCCTTAAAGAAGCCCGCGTCGAAGCAGGCGTCACCCAAGAGGAACTCGCCAACGCGATCCACACAAAGAAGTCGGTGATTTCACGTCTGGAAAACCAAGCCAGCGATGCACGAGTCTCCACCTTACGCAAAGTCGCCCAAGCCTTGGGAAAAGAACTCGTGATCGAACTTCGTGAACCGGAAACTGCAGTGGCGGAAGATCCGTCTCAATACACGTCGCGCAGGTAGCGCTTTTCCTTCTTGAGCGCCTCGACATAGGCCTTGGCGTCTTCAGGGCTCTTGCCGCCGGCGATTTCGACCACAGTATGGATGGCCTTGTCGACATCCTTCGCCATGCGGGAAGCATCCCCGCAGATATAGATGCAACCACCCTCTTCGAGCCATGTGTAAAATTCGGCCGCATTCTCCACGATCCGGTCCTGCACATAGATCTTTTCCTGCTGGTCACGGGAGAAGGCGGTATCGAGCTTCGTCAGCAAGCCGCTCTTCATCCACTTGCCGATCTGGTCTTCGTAAAGGAAGTCGCAGGACGCATGCTGGTCCCCGAAAAAGAGCCAATTCTTCCCCTTGGCCGCACGGGCTTCGCGTTCTTCGAGGAAGGCACGGAAGGGAGCAATGCCGGTACCCGGCCCGATCATGATGGCGGGTGCGTCGTCGTTCCCGGTCAAACGGAAGGCTTTGTTGGAATGCAGGTACACCTTGACCGGGGTGTCCAGCTTATGGTCGGCCAGGTAGGTCGAGCAGACCCCCATGCGCTTGCGGCCATGCAAGTCATAGGTCACCTTGCCCACTGTCAGGTGCACCTCGCCCGGATGCGCCTTCGGGCTGGAAGAGATCGAATACAGGCGCGGCTTCAGCTGCTTCAGTGGTGCGATCAGATACTCGGTGGTCGGAAACTTGACCCCGAAATCCACAATCGGGTCGACCAAGCCGCGACCGGCGAGGTATTCGGCGATCTTCACATCATCCGAAACGATTTCCTGGAGCGTTTCATCCTTCGTCAGGCGGGCACAGGCACGCAGGAAGGCTTCGGTCAGCACGCTGACGTCGTAGTGGAAGTGCAGGGCGTCAAAGAGTTGCCCCTCGGACTTATCGGGAAACTGAGTGAGCTCATCCGGCGTGAAGCCCGCTGCTTCAATAATTTCATCCACAAGATGCGCATTGTTTTCCGGCCACACCCCGAGGGCATCCCCCACCTCATATTCGATGCCGGACCCTTCGAGTGAAATCTCCACGTGGTGTGTCGCCTTCGAGGAACCTTGCTTGTTCAGGTTCTCGGATTTAAGCAACTTGGCGGCATAGGGATTCTTCTGGTCAAACTTCGGACCCTCGTCTTCGCTTTCTTCGTCCGCGTCCGGAGCTGCGGCACTGGCGGCAGCGGCGTCCCCCAGAGCAGCCTGCACCTCCGCGATCCATTCCGCATAGGGCTCGTCGGGATCGCCGTCGCATTCGACGGTCGCAGCAACCCGCTTGGCACCAAGCGCTTCCAGGCGTGCATCTAAGTCCTTGCTGCATTTGCAGAAGTCCGGATAGCTGGAATCCCCCAAGCCAAGAACCGCGAAGTTCAAGCCTTCCAGTGTCGGCGCGCCCTCCGCCATCAAGGCCCCAAACAAGGACATGGCGTTGTCCGGCGGCTCGCCCTCGCCGTAGGTGCTGGTGATGAGCAGCAGGTTCTCGATCGACTTTAGATCATCGATGGAGCAGTCGCCCATATCCACAACCTTCGGGTCGCAGTTCGCGGCCTTGAGTGCTTTTGCCGCTTTCTTGCTCACCCCCTCGGCCGTACCGGTCTGGGAACCGAAAAGGATGGTCACCGGAGTGGTCGCCGCCGCCGCGGACGAACCGGAGCTTGAGTCGCTGGAGAACAATCCCGCAAGGTAGCCGTTCAGCCAAGAGCGTTGCTCTTCGGTAAAAGGTGCGGTTTCTGGAATGAAGGGTGCGCTGGTCATAACAATCGCTGGTTGGTTAGTTAGAGTTTTGAAATTTTAACGGCACAGGCCTTGTAGGACGGCTCTTTCGAATAGCTGTCGTAAGCCGGAAAAGTGAGTTCGTTGGTTTGCTTGTAATGCATCGGCATGAAGATCTGGCCGGGCTGCACACTGGGCAGGATCACGGCAGTCACTTCGACCCGCCCACGCCGTGATTCCACCACCAGCTTGCCGTTCGGTTCGAGCCCGAGGGCTTTGGCATCCTCCAAGCTGATTTCCGCATAGGGGTTCTTCGGGTAGAGCTTGCGCAACACATCCGACTTCGCCGTCCGCGTCTGGGTGTGCCACTGCGAGGAAGTGCCCCGCCCGGTGAGCAGGATGACCGGATAGTCCTCGTCCGGCGGTTCCGGCATGGCACGCGGCGCCTCGTACATAAACCGGGCCTTGCCGTCGGAGTGGAAAAATTGCCCGTCCGCGAAGAGACGGCGTTGGCGGTCCTCGCGGGCGACGGGTGCCCCTGCGGACACAGCGTACTTCGATTTCGGATACGGCCACTGTATGCCACCGGAAGCATTCAGCTGCTCATAGCCTTCGATTGCCGAAAAATCACAGGGCATACCCTCGCTCAAGCGGGCGAGGATGCGGAATGCGGCTTCCGGCGAATCCCAGTCCTTGAATAGGTCGGCGCAGCCCCAGTAGTGCGCAATCAAGCGGAAGATATTAAAATCGGACAAGGCTTGCCCCGGGGCCTTGCGTACCTTCCGCACCGGCCCGATGCGTCGCTCCGAGTTGATGAAGACACCGTCCTTCTCCCCCCAACCTGCCGCCGGCAGC
The DNA window shown above is from Coraliomargarita parva and carries:
- a CDS encoding Tex family protein translates to MQKTEFIDKISQELNLKVHQVAATATLLADGGTVPFIARYRKEQTGELDEVAITSIRDRLQQLADVQSRRESILKSLDERNLLTDELKGKLAGAETLAKLEDIYLPFRPKRRTKATIAKEKGLEPLAQYLFENQDANDTAEQATAYIDAEKEVANADEALEGARHIMAEWISDNADAREALRNLFWKQGVLSSEVMFGKETEGAKYRDYFEWKEPIAKAPSHRVLAIRRGEKEGFLFHRILPEAETAIGILEKQFVNGRGSAAGEVKKAVEDSYKRLLSHSMEAETRLRAKKEADTAAIQVFSDNVRELLLASPLGQKRMMAVDPGFRTGCKTVLLDAQGKLLFNHVLFCTGSAAQIDRAKIEAKALVEKYKVEAIAIGNGTASRETENFFRSLGLPASIAIVVVNESGASIYSASEVARDEFPNEDITVRGAVSIGRRLMDPLAELVKIDPKSIGVGQYQHDVDQYALKKQLDDTVISCVNNVGVEVNTASKQLLAYVAGLNESIAGNIVAHRSENGPFKTREEFNQVNRLGPKAYEQCAGFLRIRSAENPLDQSGVHPERYPLVERMAADAGCSVAELIQSNVARNKIKLENYVSEEVGLPTLRDIMDELAKPGRDPRAQFEAFQFAEGIEKPSDLTLGMKLPGIVTNVAAFGAFVDVGVHQDGLVHVSQLADKFVDDPNKIVKVGDKVEVTVTEIDLERNRISLSMKSRPEIGGKRERSGRPGGPGKRDNNRNGGGRPRREDFGSNWFDAALNKK
- a CDS encoding diflavin oxidoreductase yields the protein MTSAPFIPETAPFTEEQRSWLNGYLAGLFSSDSSSGSSAAAATTPVTILFGSQTGTAEGVSKKAAKALKAANCDPKVVDMGDCSIDDLKSIENLLLITSTYGEGEPPDNAMSLFGALMAEGAPTLEGLNFAVLGLGDSSYPDFCKCSKDLDARLEALGAKRVAATVECDGDPDEPYAEWIAEVQAALGDAAAASAAAPDADEESEDEGPKFDQKNPYAAKLLKSENLNKQGSSKATHHVEISLEGSGIEYEVGDALGVWPENNAHLVDEIIEAAGFTPDELTQFPDKSEGQLFDALHFHYDVSVLTEAFLRACARLTKDETLQEIVSDDVKIAEYLAGRGLVDPIVDFGVKFPTTEYLIAPLKQLKPRLYSISSSPKAHPGEVHLTVGKVTYDLHGRKRMGVCSTYLADHKLDTPVKVYLHSNKAFRLTGNDDAPAIMIGPGTGIAPFRAFLEEREARAAKGKNWLFFGDQHASCDFLYEDQIGKWMKSGLLTKLDTAFSRDQQEKIYVQDRIVENAAEFYTWLEEGGCIYICGDASRMAKDVDKAIHTVVEIAGGKSPEDAKAYVEALKKEKRYLRDVY